One Clostridiales bacterium genomic window carries:
- the deoC gene encoding deoxyribose-phosphate aldolase, translating to MDSRVRLIDHTILKPYATEKEVEKYCDEAIEYGFCSVCVNPYYVRLVANKLKGTDVKVCTVIGFPLGANMPEVKAYETRLALRDGAQEIDMVINIGALKQGNVNLVRDDIAKVVKEAKGNTVKVIIETCYLTDEEKRIVCKIAKEAGAQFVKTSTGFGTNGATSHDVALMREVVGEEMGVKASGGIRTAAVMEEMIKAGASRIGTSNGVDLL from the coding sequence AAAACCGTATGCAACAGAGAAGGAAGTAGAAAAATATTGTGATGAAGCAATTGAGTATGGATTTTGTTCAGTTTGTGTGAATCCTTACTATGTAAGGTTAGTAGCAAATAAATTAAAAGGTACAGATGTAAAAGTGTGTACAGTTATTGGATTTCCATTAGGTGCAAATATGCCAGAGGTAAAGGCTTATGAAACTCGGCTTGCACTAAGAGATGGTGCGCAAGAGATAGATATGGTTATAAATATAGGTGCACTAAAGCAGGGTAATGTCAATTTAGTAAGGGATGATATTGCCAAAGTTGTGAAAGAAGCAAAAGGAAATACAGTGAAAGTTATAATAGAGACATGTTATTTAACGGATGAAGAGAAAAGAATTGTATGTAAAATAGCAAAAGAAGCAGGAGCGCAATTTGTGAAAACATCAACAGGATTTGGCACAAATGGAGCTACAAGTCATGATGTAGCATTAATGAGAGAAGTAGTTGGCGAAGAGATGGGAGTAAAAGCATCTGGAGGGATAAGGACAGCAGCTGTTATGGAGGAAATGATAAAAGCAGGTGCTAGTAGAATAGGTACGAGTAACGGAGTAGATTTATTGTAG